One stretch of Zingiber officinale cultivar Zhangliang chromosome 6B, Zo_v1.1, whole genome shotgun sequence DNA includes these proteins:
- the LOC121991107 gene encoding GDSL esterase/lipase At1g28600-like: protein MGKPFFFLFLFLLCFFPSHPASAQHYNALFNFGDSLSDTGNVVLAGLPYGMTYFGHHTGRCSDGRLVIDFMEGIGLPHLPPSTANNTNFHRGANFAFIAAPALPFDFFHQRGLSHGLHVNASIHEQIDQFQKLLPSICGSPQDCKDFLSKSLLVVGEFGGNDYNTGLFGGWSITKVTSFVPHVTRVVADGIERLIGLGAVDLIVPSVLPVGCFPLYLTLSDSSDPAEYGPRTGCLRKFNALAWYHNADLRRQLDQLGKKYPAVSIRYADFYAQIFDFVTNPLKYGFKAGALRTCCGAPGMSKYNFNLEAKCDQNGSTVCSDISAHVSWDGIHMTETAHRIIARGWLSGPYVNPPILSSPAS from the exons ATGGGGAAGccgttcttcttcctcttcctcttcctcctctgctTCTTCCCCTCCCATCCTGCCTCCGCTCAGCACTACAACGCCCTCTTCAACTTCGGTGACTCCCTCTCTGACACCGGAAACGTCGTCCTCGCAGGCCTCCCCTACGGCATGACCTACTTCGGCCACCATACCGGCCGCTGCTCCGACGGTCGCCTCGTCATTGATTTCATG GAAGGGATCGGACTGCCGCACCTGCCGCCCAGCACCGCCAACAACACGAACTTCCACCGCGGCGCAAACTTCGCCTTCATTGCCGCCCCGgccttgcccttcgacttcttccaCCAGCGCGGCCTCAGCCATGGGCTCCATGTGAATGCCTCCATCCACGAGCAGATCGATCAGTTCCAGAAGTTGCTCCCTTCCATTTGCGGCTCGCCCCAAG ATTGCAAGGATTTCTTGAGCAAATCGCTTCTGGTCGTCGGCGAGTTCGGAGGTAACGACTACAACACCGGCCTCTTCGGCGGATGGTCGATCACTAAAGTGACCTCCTTCGTGCCCCATGTCACGCGAGTTGTCGCCGACGGCATCGAA AGATTGATCGGCCTCGGCGCGGTGGATCTCATCGTGCCTTCTGTGCTGCCAGTCGGCTGCTTCCCCCTCTACCTCACGCTCTCCGACTCCTCCGATCCGGCAGAGTACGGCCCCCGGACTGGTTGCCTGAGGAAGTTCAATGCCCTGGCTTGGTACCACAACGCCGATCTCCGGCGGCAGCTCGACCAGCTCGGGAAGAAGTACCCGGCCGTCTCGATCCGTTACGCTGATTTCTACGCCCAGATCTTCGATTTTGTCACCAATCCTCTCAAATACG gatttaaagctggagccCTGAGGACCTGCTGTGGAGCTCCCGGAATGAGTAAATACAACTTCAATCTGGAAGCCAAGTGCGACCAAAATGGCTCGACCGTGTGCTCCGACATCTCGGCCCATGTGAGCTGGGACGGGATCCACATGACGGAGACCGCGCACCGCATCATCGCCCGAGGGTGGCTCAGTGGCCCCTACGTCAACCCTCCAATTTTGAGCTCCCCTGCCAGCTAA